AAGCATTGCAAAACGGTGTGACTATGCTGCAGCTTAGAGAAAAGGATATTTCATCAATGGAATTTTACCAGATTGCTTTGCGATTAAAAGATATTGCAGCAAAATATCGCGTTCCATTTATAATAAATGACAGAATCGATATAGCACTGTCTGTTGATGCAGATGGTGTCCATTTAGGTCAAGAAGATCTGCCATGCAGTATTGCAAGAAAGATCATGGGAGATGATAAGATAATCGGCATATCTGCTGGATGCGTAGATGAGGCGGTAAAAGCTGAAAAAGACGGTGCTGATTACATAGGAGCAGGTGCGGTATTCTATACAGGCACAAAGAAAGACATAGGTGAAGCAATAGGGCTTTTGAATTTAAAAAAAATAAAAGAGGCAGTGAATATACCTGTTGTCGCTATTGGAGGCATAAAATACAGCAATGCACCGGATGTAATGAGGACAGGCGTTGATGGAATATCAGTTGTATCAGAGATAATGGCATCAGACGATATAGGTTTTGCCACAAGGCGTTTAAAAGATGCTATATCAAAGTAGGTACGAAAAGCACATTCTTTTAGATAGGATGTGCTTTTTTGTATATACTATTTGAAATGCGCTAAGAATAAAAATAAACAAATTACTTTAAAAAGGAGTACGAAAATGTTTATTCCTAGGCGTATTATTTTTGAAAAGAATGCTATAGACTATGAAATAGGACACAATATATACAATTTTTTTAAAGACAAAAAAGAAGTTGAGATTATAGAAATGAAAGGAAATAGGATAAAAGGACATATACCAGGAGACAATTTGCGAGATTATTATAAAGAAGGGAAAAATACTTTGGTTGTGGGCATAAAGAAAAAACTTGATTTTCAATCGTGTAAGCCATCAGCTAATTATCAGCTACCTCTTCTATCAGGCTGTGTAGGGAAATGTCAATATTGTTATCTTAATACAAATTTAAGTGAGAGGCCATACATAAAGGTTAATGTAAACATAGATGACATATTTATGTGGGCTAACGATTATATTGAAGCAAGGAAACCTGAAAAGACAATTTTTGAAGGTTCGGCAACATCAGATCCCGTGCCAGTAGAACCATATACCAACATTCTAAAATCTGCGATAGAATTTTTCGGCAAAAGCCAAAATGGAAGATTTAGATTTGTCACGAAGTTTACAGATATAGAAACACTGCTTAATATTGAGCATAATGGACATACAGAAGTGAGATTCAGCTTAAATGCAGAGAAAGTAATAAACGAGTATGAAAAAAGGACTCCATCATTGGATAAAAGATTGGAAGCCAGCATAAAAATAATTGAATCAGGCTATCCTATGGGTTTTTTAATAGCACCTGTTTTTTTATACGATAATTGGCAAAAAGATTATAAAGAACTATTATTTAAAATAAAGGAAAGTATACCTGAAAAAACTGCATATCCAATAACATTTGAAATTATCTCGCACAGATACACAGCAAAAGCCAAAAGTGCCATATCAGAGATTTTTCCTGAAAATACGTTGCCTATGAATGATGAAGAAAGGGTTTGTAAATTCGGCCAATTTGGCTACAAAAAATTTATGTACAAAAATGATGAGATAAAAGAAATGAAACAATTTTTTACAAATGAAATAAAGTCAATATTCGCTGACAATGTCATTAAATATATAATATGAGTCTAAATGTCAAATAAGTTTATAGTGGATTTTAAAAGGCTTCTACACGAAAAAGATTTTTAGTGTAGAAGCCTTTACTGCCTAAATGGCATAGTCAACCTACATGATTTAGCAGGTGGGGGTTGAATTTTTTTAATTATTGACTTCAATGTCTTTTGCTGTTGAGACAAAAAATAATTTTCCTATACCGACAATATAAACAATATATGATATTACTTCCAATAATGATGGGTTTCCATTATAGCCGAACATAGCTTTTAAAAAGCTTCCAAATGTTCCTTTTTCATTGATAATTCCATTAATATCATATAAATGCTCTATAATTACCGGTAAAATATGTGCTTCCTGTAATTCATGAATGCCCTGCGCAAGTAACCCTGCAGATATGAATATCAACAGTCCTCCTGTAATCTTAAAGAACTTTTTAAGATCTAATTTAATGGATGTCTTAAAAATAAAATAAGCTAATATAACTGCAACCATAAGGCCTAAAGTTGAGCCGACAAACGATACTATAGCACTGCTTTGTGTCAGGCTTGCTTGCAAAAATAAAACAATCTCTACTCCTTCCCTGAACACAGAAATAAACGAAATAGCGATAATACCCCATGAACTGTTGTTTTCGATGACCATGTCAATTTCTCTTGCTAAATTTCCTTTCAAGTCTTTACTTTGTTTTTGCATCCATAAAATCATTGAAGTAATTAATACTACAGCCAGTAGCATGACAATTCCTTCAAAAAGCTGTTCTGCCATACCCTCAAATTCGACTGAAAAAATTTTAAATATGTATGCCAAAAGAATGCTTAATAAAAAAGCATATCCTACTCCATAATATACGTTCTTTTTTAAAGAGTTCTGCCCAATTTTAGACAGATATCCAAGTATAATACCTAAAATCAATGCTGCTTCTATACCTTCCCGTAAAGTTATTAAGAAACTACCTACCATATAATATAAATCCTCCTTTATTATTGATTTTGATTTTCATTATCATTTATATTATAAATTATCAACTATCACTTGTCAATAAATGGACAAAAATACCAGATATTTCGCAACTATTGCTATCAAAAGAGACTCAACAATATGGTACAAATGGTATCTTTTATGAATCAAACCACATAAAAATGTCGTCAACCATAATCAAATGATTGACGCCATTAAGAACTTTTTACTGTCTACTTGATAGGAAGTACATTAGGGAGCCGGGATATTTTTTAAGATCTGTCAACATCTTTTTTTATCATAAACCTGCAAAGGTAGATTATGATAAAAGAGCACATGACCATTATAACAGAAAGGCTTAAAGCGTAATTTAAGTCACTTTGCATTGCAGTGTATATGGCTAGCGGCATTGTTCTCGTCTTTCCCTCTAGATTGCCGGCAAAGATGATAGTTGCTCCGAATTCGCCAATAGCTCTTGCCCATGTGCTTATAAGTCCAGTTATGAGAAATCTCTTTGTTATCGGTATGTATATTGCTGTCATCAGTTTAAAATCGTTGACACCAATTAGTTGTGATTCTTCCCATATTGTTCTATCGACAGACATAAATGAAGAATAAGCTACTTTGATGTAGTATGTTGATGATATGAAAATCTGCGCTAATATTACGGCTATCACTGTAAATGATATTTGTATGCCTATTGAACTCAAAAATTTTCCTATGATGCCTTCTCTACCAAATGCCATCAAAAGGGCAATTCCTGCAACTGCAGGTGGTAAAACTGCAGGTATGTCCACAAGGTATTCGGCAAACGTAGATATCTTTCCTTTTTTAAATGCAATATAGTATGCAAGAGGTGTTCCAAATAAAAATGTGATGACGACAGTTACACTGGATGATATGATACTGAGCAGTAGTGCATTGATTGCAGGACTAGATGTGATTTCAGCTACTATTATATTTAAAGGAGTTTTAATTATTAGCGAAATAAAAGGTATTAATAAGAAAAAAATTAAAATTGATATAGGCAAATAAATATACGCCATTTGAAACACCTCTTTAATAATTATCCTTTCATTATAAATCCGTAATCCTTTAGTATTTTCTTTCCATCTCCATTTAATAAAAAATCTAGAAATTTCGACGATAAAGTCTTGTATTTAGTATTTTTAACGATAGCAGCAGGATATGTTGCAATGACATTGTATTTATCAGGTATGTTAATAACTTTTATTTTGCCAGAAAATGGCTTTGCATCAGTTACATAAACAATGCCAGCGTCTGCTTCACCCATTGCAACCTTTTGTGCAACATCTGTAACAGTTACTTCTTTTGTAACGACATTTCTAAGTGTTGCTTCCTTGAACCCTTTATAGTCAGCATCGATTTTTGACAGCATATCAAGTGCATATTTACCGGCAGGGACAGATTCATCTGCAAGAGCTAATTTCACTCCGGAGTTTTTTATATCCATAAAGCTATTTATGCTGCTATCTTTATATGCGATGACAATAAGCTTGTTATATAATAATGTTTTAGGTGCCTCAACAAGATTTTCGCTGTAAAGTGGCGTCATGTTTCTTTCATCAGCAGAAATAAATATGTCAGCGTATGCTCCTTGTTCTATTTGCGTCCTCAATGTCTGGCTTCCAGCAGAATTTAAGATTATTTTTACACCCGGATTTAATCTTTCAAACTGCTTGACAACTGTATCCATAGAATCTTTTAAGCTTGCAGCAACAAAAACTGTCAAGGATTTATTGCTGCTTTCACTGGCATTTATATCGCATCCTGTTACCATTAAAATGATTAAAAAGATAGATAATATTAGCAAAATAATTTTTTGGTCTTTCATTGTTAATCACCACCAACGGAATTTATCAAATAATCTTTAAGCACATCTTCTATAAAGCTGGGGTTTACGTATGCTTTGATTCCTCTTTCTTTGAGCCGCATTATGGCTGCATTTCCTATCATGCATACGAAGACTGCCTCGCAATCTTTGATTTTGTCTATTACAATATTCATTCTGTCGTTAAAATCATCGCCTCCACATGCATTTATACATTCTCTGACTTCACGGACAAAATAATTTCCATCATCATATAAATCAACGATGATAAATCTTTTTGCGTGTCCAAAATGTTCGTTAACCATTTTGCCATCTCTTGATGCGATTGCAATTCTATGCATCATATGTCATCACCTAAAAGTCCTGCCGCATCAGCTCTGCACTGTCTGCAGTGGTACATCTGACTTATAATTTTTGAATTTTGATGCCTCACTTTTTCAAGTTCATTGCACTTGGGAGCTTTTAAATGTGAAAATTCAGCTTGTGGAATAAGCGGCATTATGTTCATGATGGCAACACCAAGTTCCTTTATTTTTTTTGCTATATCATCTATGTGCTTATCGTTTATGCCAGGTATCAAGACAGTATTGACCTTCACAAGTAAGCCGTTGTCACAAGCAGCTTCTATGCCTTCTAGCTGTTTTTCTATAAGCACTTTTGCTGCATCTATTCCTCTATACGTATTATCTTTATAAATTGCATAATCGTATATTTCTTGACCTATGTTGGGATCTATAGCATTTATTGTCACTGTGATTGTACTTATGCCGCAGTTTATTAGAAGAGGTAGCTTATCGCTTAAAAGCAGTCCATTTGTGCTTAAGCATTTGATCATATCTTTAAATTCTAAAGAAATCAATTTAAAAGTTAAGAATGTCTCATCGTTGTAAAGTGGGTCGCCGGGGCCTGCTATTCCTATGACAGAAATGCGAGGCTCTCTTTTTAACATCTTTTTAGCATATAATATTGCTTCATACGGATCCATGACTTTAGTTGTTACGCCGGGCCTGTTTTCATTTACGCATCCTGTCTTTCTGTCGCAGTATTTGCACTTTATATTGCACTTAGGTGCTACGGGCAGATGTATCCTGCCGTGATATAAAGTCGCATCAGGGTTAAAACATGGGTGTCCAAAACCTACCGTATTAAATTCTTTATTCATTTTCATCCTCTCCCTATAAAAAATTTTGGAGCCTTTAATCGACTGATTAAAGGCTCCAGTGCCTAAAAAAAGTCTTTAACCGAATGGCTAAAGACTTCTTCGTCTTTTATTTTTTTATTTATGAAAATTATTGAAAATATAATAGCATAGTATATTTTTAATGTCAATACTTTATTTTTGTAAAGTATTAAAATTTTTTGCTTGACATTTAATAAAAATACTGATATCATTGTTAACAACGATAAATTTTTGCTAATCTTTCTTAATACATAATTTTATTTGACATATCTATTTTGCTTTATTCCAAAAGACAGCTATAATTTAGTTCAGAACTTAAATAAAAATGAATATTAAATTTATAATATTGTAATAAGCAAAGGCGCTTTTCTAAAAATGAAAAGCGCTTTTTGTTTTGGCAAT
The nucleotide sequence above comes from Thermoanaerobacterium sp. CMT5567-10. Encoded proteins:
- the thiE gene encoding thiamine phosphate synthase, whose amino-acid sequence is MRDFDLSLYLVTDRTLLRAGRDFYDAVEEALQNGVTMLQLREKDISSMEFYQIALRLKDIAAKYRVPFIINDRIDIALSVDADGVHLGQEDLPCSIARKIMGDDKIIGISAGCVDEAVKAEKDGADYIGAGAVFYTGTKKDIGEAIGLLNLKKIKEAVNIPVVAIGGIKYSNAPDVMRTGVDGISVVSEIMASDDIGFATRRLKDAISK
- the splB gene encoding spore photoproduct lyase; this encodes MFIPRRIIFEKNAIDYEIGHNIYNFFKDKKEVEIIEMKGNRIKGHIPGDNLRDYYKEGKNTLVVGIKKKLDFQSCKPSANYQLPLLSGCVGKCQYCYLNTNLSERPYIKVNVNIDDIFMWANDYIEARKPEKTIFEGSATSDPVPVEPYTNILKSAIEFFGKSQNGRFRFVTKFTDIETLLNIEHNGHTEVRFSLNAEKVINEYEKRTPSLDKRLEASIKIIESGYPMGFLIAPVFLYDNWQKDYKELLFKIKESIPEKTAYPITFEIISHRYTAKAKSAISEIFPENTLPMNDEERVCKFGQFGYKKFMYKNDEIKEMKQFFTNEIKSIFADNVIKYII
- the efeU gene encoding iron uptake transporter permease EfeU: MVGSFLITLREGIEAALILGIILGYLSKIGQNSLKKNVYYGVGYAFLLSILLAYIFKIFSVEFEGMAEQLFEGIVMLLAVVLITSMILWMQKQSKDLKGNLAREIDMVIENNSSWGIIAISFISVFREGVEIVLFLQASLTQSSAIVSFVGSTLGLMVAVILAYFIFKTSIKLDLKKFFKITGGLLIFISAGLLAQGIHELQEAHILPVIIEHLYDINGIINEKGTFGSFLKAMFGYNGNPSLLEVISYIVYIVGIGKLFFVSTAKDIEVNN
- a CDS encoding ABC transporter permease is translated as MAYIYLPISILIFFLLIPFISLIIKTPLNIIVAEITSSPAINALLLSIISSSVTVVITFLFGTPLAYYIAFKKGKISTFAEYLVDIPAVLPPAVAGIALLMAFGREGIIGKFLSSIGIQISFTVIAVILAQIFISSTYYIKVAYSSFMSVDRTIWEESQLIGVNDFKLMTAIYIPITKRFLITGLISTWARAIGEFGATIIFAGNLEGKTRTMPLAIYTAMQSDLNYALSLSVIMVMCSFIIIYLCRFMIKKDVDRS
- the modA gene encoding molybdate ABC transporter substrate-binding protein, with the translated sequence MKDQKIILLILSIFLIILMVTGCDINASESSNKSLTVFVAASLKDSMDTVVKQFERLNPGVKIILNSAGSQTLRTQIEQGAYADIFISADERNMTPLYSENLVEAPKTLLYNKLIVIAYKDSSINSFMDIKNSGVKLALADESVPAGKYALDMLSKIDADYKGFKEATLRNVVTKEVTVTDVAQKVAMGEADAGIVYVTDAKPFSGKIKVINIPDKYNVIATYPAAIVKNTKYKTLSSKFLDFLLNGDGKKILKDYGFIMKG
- a CDS encoding NifB/NifX family molybdenum-iron cluster-binding protein, coding for MMHRIAIASRDGKMVNEHFGHAKRFIIVDLYDDGNYFVREVRECINACGGDDFNDRMNIVIDKIKDCEAVFVCMIGNAAIMRLKERGIKAYVNPSFIEDVLKDYLINSVGGD
- a CDS encoding radical SAM protein; this translates as MNKEFNTVGFGHPCFNPDATLYHGRIHLPVAPKCNIKCKYCDRKTGCVNENRPGVTTKVMDPYEAILYAKKMLKREPRISVIGIAGPGDPLYNDETFLTFKLISLEFKDMIKCLSTNGLLLSDKLPLLINCGISTITVTINAIDPNIGQEIYDYAIYKDNTYRGIDAAKVLIEKQLEGIEAACDNGLLVKVNTVLIPGINDKHIDDIAKKIKELGVAIMNIMPLIPQAEFSHLKAPKCNELEKVRHQNSKIISQMYHCRQCRADAAGLLGDDI